One Prinia subflava isolate CZ2003 ecotype Zambia chromosome 17, Cam_Psub_1.2, whole genome shotgun sequence DNA segment encodes these proteins:
- the LOC134559360 gene encoding transmembrane protein 238-like: MAAPGGLGRCVAAFWLALAFDALGLAVLLAGVFADVFFSDLLIYAGGIGIFLSLVWWVFWYAGNLEVPPEELRDDVGLPAPKGRGDTLLRRLVHGLSLRLGAALAPARPAELELQRAGERRAEPGRIC, encoded by the exons AtggcggccccgggcgggctgGGCCGCTGCGTGGCCGCCTTCTGGCTGGCGCTGGCCTTCGACGCGCTGGGGCTGGCGGTGCTGCTGGCCGGGGTGTTCGCCGACGTGTTCTTCTCCGACCTGCTCATCTACGCGGGCGGCATCGGCATCTTCCTCAGCCTCGTGTGGTGGGTGTTCTGGTACGCGGGCAACCTGGAGGTGCCGCCCGAGGAGCTGCGCGACGACGTGGGGCTGCCGGCGCCCAAGGGCCGCGGGGACACGCTGCTGCGGCGGCTGGTGCACGGCCTCAGCCTCCGCCTCGGCGCCGCGCtggcccccgcccgccccgccgagctggagctgcagcgcGCCGGGGAGCGCCGCGCCGAGCCCGGCAG GATCTGTTGA
- the RRN3 gene encoding RNA polymerase I-specific transcription initiation factor RRN3, whose product MLGADEFISSPPRKTVRFGGTLSEILLKYEKGDTTDFELLKHQLSDPDIKDAQIINWLHEFRASVAYLTKELEQLVNILLKLPWLRRSREVVEEYLGFLGNLVSAQTVHLRPCLRMIVSQFVPPRITIREDDVDISDSDDDDENISENFNTCHRALQTVARYVPSTPQFLMPILVEFFPFINKSERTLECYVHNLLRVTVYLPTLRLQILELIIEKLLKLDVSTPQQDIEDAEETANNSSSEEKSTEEGLFDMEEDEDSKGSKVVSPSTERMAHPLAERLDILMTILFSYIKDVCHADGKLDISNTKDLYRDLVSVFDKLILPTHASCHVQYFMFYICSFKLGLAEAFLDHLWKKLQDPNNPSVIRQTAGSYIGSFLARAKFIPIVTVKACLDLLVNWLHKYIDNQDTGTNAYCDVALHGPFYSTCQAVFYTLIFRHKQLLDGNLRKGLSYLQSLNFERIVMCQLNPLKICIPSVVNLFAAITRKYQLVFCYTIIERNNRQFIPVVRSGTGGDLVQTCTNPLDSFFPFDPYILKRSKKTIDPVYQFWEELSAEELENLKKPIKKGTSEDEDDDFLKGETPQNDGVVEIAPNSYESNTRSPVSSIGSPADCYVPYPL is encoded by the exons ATGCTGGGAGCGGACGAGTTCATTAGCTCCCCGCCCAGGAAGACCGTGCGGTTCGGGGGGACCCTGAGCGAGATCCTGCTCAAGTACGAAAAG ggtgacaccacagattttgagTTGCTAAAACATCAGCTGTCAGATCCAGACATAAAG GATGCCCAGATCATTAACTGGCTGCATGAATTTCGAGCTTCTGTTGCATATTTGACCAAAGAGCTTGAACAACTGGTGAACATTTTGCTG AAGCTGCCATGGTTGAGAAGGAGCCGAGAGGTAGTGGAAGAATATCTGGGCTTTCTTGGCAACCTTGTGTCAGCACAAACTGTCCATCTCAGACCGTGCCTCCGCATGATCGTGTCACAGTTTGTCCCCC CTCGAATAACCATCAGAGAAGATGATGTGGATATTTCAGAttctgatgatgatgatgaaa aCATCTCTGAAAACTTCAATACATGCCACAGAGCATTGCAAACTGTTGCAAGATATGTTCCTTC GACACCACAGTTTCTCATGCCAATACTTgtggaattttttcctttcattaatAAATCAGAAAGAACTCTG GAATGTTATGTCCACAACCTGCTGCGAGTTACTGTGTATCTTCCAACTCTAAGGCTTCAGATTCTGGAGCTTATTATTGAAAAGCTGCTGAAGTTGGAT GTTAGCACTCCACAGCAAGATATTGAAGATGCTGAAGAAACTGCCAATAACTCCTCTAGTGAGGAAAAATCTACAGAGGAGGGACTTTTTGACATG GAAGAAGATGAAGACAGCAAAGGAAGCAAAGTTGTCTCTCCCAGTACTGAGAGAATGGCTCATCCACTTGCAGAGCGCCTGGACATCCTCATGACCATCCTGTTTTCCTACATTAAAGATGTTTGCCATGCGGATG GCAAGCTCGACATCAGCAACACGAAGGATTTGTATCGGGATCTGGTTTCTGTTTTTGACAAGCTCATTTTACCAACCCATGCTTCATGTCATGTGCAGTATTTCATGTTTTACATCTGTAGCTTTAAATTG GGATTGGCTGAAGCATTTTTAGACCATCTTTGGAAGAAACTGCAGGATCCAAACAATCCTTCAGTAATCAGGCAGACTGCTGGGAGCTATATTGGCAGCTTCTTGGCAAGAGCTAAATTTATTCCCATTGT TACAGTGAAAGCATGTCTGGATCTTCTGGTGAACTGGTTGCATAAATACATTGATAATCAGGATACAGGAACTAATGCCTACTGTGATGTAGCTCTCCATGGGCCCTTCTATTCTACGTGTCAGGCAGTGTTCTATACACTTATTTTCCGTCATAAACAACTTTTGGATGGAAATTTAAGGAAAG GTCTGTCATATCTGCAGAGTTTGAATTTTGAGCGCATTGTCATGTGTCAGCTAAACCCCCTGAAGATTTGTATCCCTTCTGTTGTCAACTTGTTTGCTGCCATTACCAG gaaataccAGTTGGTGTTCTGCTACACGATTATTGAGAGGAACAACAGGCAGTTCATCCCCGTTGTGCGGAGTGGCACTGGGGGGGACCTTGTGCAGACCTGCACCAACCCCCTCGACAGCTTCTTCCCCTTTGACCCCTACATACTCAAAAG ATCAAAGAAGACCATTGATCCAGTGTATCAGTTCTGGGAAGAACTGAGTGCTGAAGAACTTGAGAATCTGAAGAAACCCATTAAAAAG GGTACTTCTGAAGATGAAGACGATGACTTTTTGAAAGGAGAAACTCCTCAAAATGATGGTGTGGTTGAAATTGCACCAAATTCTTACGAGTCCAACACACGGAGCCCTGTGAGCAGCATTGGCTCCCCTGCAGACTGTTACGTGCCGTACCCACTGTGA
- the NTAN1 gene encoding protein N-terminal asparagine amidohydrolase isoform X1, which yields MPLLVNGARVDLARPTGDMIRAHPHLEEKAKLLRSQPAQIVEPKGLLYVQQREFAVTTPKDGSVSILGSDDATTCHIVVLRHTGSGATCLTHCDGSDTEAEVSLIMSSVKSFSSSPGCGRLEVHLVGGFNDDRQLSQKLTNQLLRAFDLQPEDVHLVTFCVTELNDREEQDIHFPIIYGIAVNVKTAEIFPATFPEKGPDEDLRSAHVLTGAPPWLPVQPPCVVTADQHLRCKDRTAPDRALFLGAFPTRGFLVGTRRCTDFTEPFHIAPG from the exons ATGCCGCTGCTGGTTAACGGAGCGCGGGTGGACCTGGCCCGGCCCACGGGGGACATGATCCGCGCCCACCCGCACCTCGAG GAAAAGGCAAAACTTCTGAGAAGTCAGCCTGCTCAGATTGTGGAACCCAAAGGCCTTCTCTATGTCCAGCAGAGAGAGTTTGCAGTGACTACCCCTAAAGATG GTTCTGTTTCCATTCTGGGATCAGATGATGCCACTACCTGCCACATAGTTGTGCTCCGACACACAG gcagtgGAGCCACGTGCCTGACGCACTGCGATGGTTCGGACACCGAGGCCGAGGTGTCGCTGATCATGAGCTCTGTgaagtccttctccagctccccaGGCTGTGGCAG GCTGGAAGTGCACCTAGTTGGAGGTTTCAATGATGATAGGCAGTTATCACAAAAACTTACTAATCAGCTTCTTA GAGCGTTTGACCTCCAGCCAGAGGATGTTCATTTAGTGACTTTCTGTGTAACAG AACTAAATGACAGAGAAGAACAGGATATTCACTTTCCAATCATTTATGGAATAG CTGTAAATGTTAAAACAGCAGAGATTTTCCCTGCAACCTTCCCAGAGAAAGGGCCGGATGAGGATCTGCGTTCAGCCCACGTTTTAACAGGAGCACCA CCCTGGCTGCCTGTGCAGCCTCCCTGTGTTGTTACAGCTGACCAACATCTACGATGCAAAGACAGAACAGCTCCGGATCGGGCCTTATTTCTGGGGGCCTTTCCCACACGTGGATTTCTGGTTGGAACAAGACGATGCACAGATTTTACAG AACCTTTCCACATCGCCCCTGGCTGA
- the NTAN1 gene encoding protein N-terminal asparagine amidohydrolase isoform X2 — protein MPLLVNGARVDLARPTGDMIRAHPHLEEKAKLLRSQPAQIVEPKGLLYVQQREFAVTTPKDGSVSILGSDDATTCHIVVLRHTGSGATCLTHCDGSDTEAEVSLIMSSVKSFSSSPGCGRLEVHLVGGFNDDRQLSQKLTNQLLRAFDLQPEDVHLVTFCVTELNDREEQDIHFPIIYGIAVNVKTAEIFPATFPEKGPDEDLRSAHVLTGAPLTNIYDAKTEQLRIGPYFWGPFPHVDFWLEQDDAQILQNLSTSPLAEPPHFVSHIRSTLTFLKEHPFPSRSLFPDRKPRIYKKNEEGLWEQVCSDKI, from the exons ATGCCGCTGCTGGTTAACGGAGCGCGGGTGGACCTGGCCCGGCCCACGGGGGACATGATCCGCGCCCACCCGCACCTCGAG GAAAAGGCAAAACTTCTGAGAAGTCAGCCTGCTCAGATTGTGGAACCCAAAGGCCTTCTCTATGTCCAGCAGAGAGAGTTTGCAGTGACTACCCCTAAAGATG GTTCTGTTTCCATTCTGGGATCAGATGATGCCACTACCTGCCACATAGTTGTGCTCCGACACACAG gcagtgGAGCCACGTGCCTGACGCACTGCGATGGTTCGGACACCGAGGCCGAGGTGTCGCTGATCATGAGCTCTGTgaagtccttctccagctccccaGGCTGTGGCAG GCTGGAAGTGCACCTAGTTGGAGGTTTCAATGATGATAGGCAGTTATCACAAAAACTTACTAATCAGCTTCTTA GAGCGTTTGACCTCCAGCCAGAGGATGTTCATTTAGTGACTTTCTGTGTAACAG AACTAAATGACAGAGAAGAACAGGATATTCACTTTCCAATCATTTATGGAATAG CTGTAAATGTTAAAACAGCAGAGATTTTCCCTGCAACCTTCCCAGAGAAAGGGCCGGATGAGGATCTGCGTTCAGCCCACGTTTTAACAGGAGCACCA CTGACCAACATCTACGATGCAAAGACAGAACAGCTCCGGATCGGGCCTTATTTCTGGGGGCCTTTCCCACACGTGGATTTCTGGTTGGAACAAGACGATGCACAGATTTTACAG AACCTTTCCACATCGCCCCTGGCTGAGCCCCCCCACTTTGTTTCCCACATTAGATCTACATTAACATTTCTAAAAGAACATCCCTTCCCATCTCGGTCCCTGTTCCCTGACAGGAAACCTCGCATctacaaaaaaaatgaagaagggTTGTGGGAACAGGTTTGTTCTGACAAAATCTAA